CTCACGGTTCATCATTCTCTcggacatccatgtcttctatggggAGGACCTGCCCCCCGGTTTCATCGGGCCTAAGTGCTGCAACATAGCAACCGTGGGCCATTTTATGATCTCCCCTTGATTCTCCAACACCATTCCTAGTTGGGAACTTCAGTACCATATGGTAGGTTGAGGGCACAGCCTTAAAAGCATGGATCCCTGTTCTACCCGTGATAGCATTGTAGGTAGAGGTTGCCTTGATAACCTGAAAGTTCAACATCTGTGTGGCCTCCCTGGGCTCTTCCCCGATAGTTAGGGGAAGTTGTATTGCTCCTTCGACTTTGCATTCCATATGGTTGAAATCGTAGATGGGTGCATCAGATGgagttagttgagaatcattgtaGCCCATCCTTATGAATGTGCCATGGAACAGAATGTCCACGTAAGCTCTATTATCCACTAGGACCCTCATAACAAGACAATTTCCAATTATCGGAGTGATAACCAGAGTATCATcctgaggaaatttcaaaccttcaaggtctggGTCACCAAATTCAAACGTCATCTCTGACTTAGAACGCTTAGATGGCTCTCCAACTATGCACATTACTTCTCTTGCATAAACTTTTCGGGAGTTCCTTATAGTACCAGTTGTTGTAGGTCCTCCTGAGATCATATTGATTACTGGCCCTCGGGGCTGTGGGTTGCGATTTCTGTCGTTACCCCTTCGATCATCATCTTTTcgatcattatctctcttttggcctccggcctcttcacccttggtgaaaTGTCCAAACTTTCCCCTCCGAATCAgatactcaatctcatccttAAGTTGCCTACAATCGTCAGTGTCAtaaccaacatctttgtgaaatctacagTATCGACTTTGTCTCTTTTCtcggggtctccccttagtggcttcggccATTTGAAGTCTTTGTCTTTTTCAATTTCCATAAGTATTTGGCTCCTTAAAGCGTTCAACCTCGCATACTTAGCAAACCTTGGTTGCTGATTCTTCTTAGACGAGGAGGAGTCAGAGCTTTTTGCAATTCgtggatacttgtccttagcgtcGTACTCCTGATCCATCTTCCTCTTCTTGTTTCCAGTAGGTTCGTTATTCACAGCTGTCTTCTTCATACTCTCCTCCACCTTAATATATTTCCCGGctctatcctggagctgcaacatacttTCGGGAGGGCGCttagccaaggacatcttaaagaaTTCGTCTCTAGTCCCTTGCTGCAGGGCTATCATAGCTACTTTATCATCAAGATCAGGGACTTTCAAAGCCTCCTTCATAAATCGATTCAGATATTCTCTCAGGGACTCCTTCCCTCCTCGGACTATGCCCATGAGAGATGCTGAACTCTTCTCGTGCACTCTGCCACTTATGAATTGCTTGATAAAAGCTTGGCTCAAGTCCTTaaaggatccaatagagtttggggaatacgactgtaccacctttgagccatacccgatagggtttgagggaaggcctgacacttaatagcgtcgttcacgggctgtagcaacagggcgttagagaacgtcctaacatgattagcaggGTCGCCAGTACCAATGTATgttttgatggtgggcatcttgaacttccttgagatatgagcattcattatctcatcagtgaatggtgggtttggatcatcaggatctcctaggggcataagatcacttggatcatCCCTTGGGGTTCTTGGTATTAGAcaatccaggtctatgattggggGAGGACCTCTCCGTCTTGGAGCAAGTGGGAGTCTTGAAGTCAGTTGTGTCTCCAGGTCACGCTTCATCCTTTGGATCTCATCTTCATGAGCCCTGACCTCTCTTGAACATCATGGGGATTTGTCCCTTGAGTGCTCCTGGAGCATTGTTCAgtatcagccatcggctctttaccagcaGGCCTCCTTCTTGGAGCAACATCATCATCCGATGATTCAGAGTCTCTTTCAGTAtaaggtccagagaattcttgatcctctggAATAGGAGCAAGCCACGTATGTACTGCGGCGTCCGTccttgtgcttcactcctatTAGAGTGTCCACTCCCTCCAACTTcggggtatagaggcatcccgtaagggggaTTATTAGTCACAATCGTcgagtactcatacccaatgggttgAGAGTTCACGGGTGCATGTATCTactgaaattggggattcgtcccttgaggagcccGGGAATTCGACCCTTATGTCTGAGACTCGGTTGCCCCTAccagggttcctccttgggtggaggcataAGTTGAGTGTGGTGGTACTTCTACCACTGATGCGATTGCTCGCGGTGGAACATTAGTGTCTGTTCCACTATTGTTTCTGCTCCGTGTATTCACCATGGCTGTTGTAGTTTTCCCACATACagcgccaaatgttgtggaataaaaacctgggtactttagtatttaatgctaCGGTTGGTGAGCTTCGAGttttaatggctgctcttgcATTTGGGACTATTggtccttgcaagatgcctacgtatctctgtgttgtagagaatcaagccaaaaatgtagttctaggttgaggggtagagccctttatatagaggtgagtctagggttaaTCTTCTATTGGGAGACTTAATgaacaagtctccaacttagatggtgattaggagtcctaTTGAGGAAGGAGCTCCATaaccttctgtgtaggactttgagtccgtttagaaatcatgtctctgctcttctagccgtattgggcctagtccgtgaacaaCTTGTACTTGTGGACCTTGACTACCTCAGCTAGTGGGCCTTGTCTACATGGGCCGTCTTGAGTTTGCTATGAGTTCGGACCAGACAGGTCTGTACTGGATTTTTAGACAAAaagcccaagtgtaattaatgcgacattaaaTGTGTCTTTatgatgtattttctatccatatcactAACTTTCAAACATAGACGAAGAAGAAAGATCGATTTATACCTAATTCGGAGAACCTTAAAACATATATATTTTACTTATGAATTTCACATCAAATTAATGGACTTTATTTATAAGCGACGAACAATTCTCGAATAGATAGTTTTATCTGTTGTACAGGAAAACCTCTCTACAAAAATATCGTTGAAATCgagaaaaaatattattatagagATGTTATTTTTTAGTAGAGTTCGACATATAAtatttgagttttaaaatttaattaaaaaaatatctaTTATATATCTTGAATACATGAAGTTAAAAGATTATCATaacatttaaaataaaatatataagaTAATATCAAGTGTGTGAATTTAAAACAAATTAATAAGAAAGTAATTATGATGATTAGTGATTATGTACGCTCAAACTAAATGATTGAACTGTTAACTAAAACGATATaactttaaaaaaataatttaaattgtCTTTCATATTTATGTAAGGACCCTATATATTATTGGATATATATGCATCTTATACATACATGTGTGTGTATATAAAAAATTAAGCATTTTTATTCCTATATAAAGGAAAATTAATAAAGGATGGATTTAAAAAAagtatataatattataatataaaaattatttttaattataattagtTTAAATTGAAactataattttttattataataaaaattatcaatatacttatataaaggAAAAGACAGGGGCGTTTAGGTGGCGCATCTCAAATCGCCTcattctatttttctaattttctcaattttttgagttaaaaaatatcaaaaattataattaccttatattctcctaaatatattatcatcattcgtaatattttcttaaaatttctacaagatatttcattaattttttaaaatcaaCTTAGCATCTTAATATTCTCCTGAAGCTTcttttttcattttaattaattatcCATCTCCTAAAGTTTCTACAAGATCTTTATAATTACCTTATATTCTCCTAAATATATTATCATCATTCGTAATAATTTCCTAAAATTTCTACAAGATCTttcattaaaatttttaaaatcaacttaccatcttaatattctcctaaaatttcttctttctttttaaattAATTTTCCATCTCTCCTAAAGTTTCTGCAATATCTTTcactaatatttttaaaatcaactTACCATCTTAATATTCTCCTAAAAAAATTTCTTTCTCTTTAAATTAACTTCCCATCTCCAATTTTttcattaaaatttttaaatacaacttaccatcttaatatttttctaaaaattccaCTTTCTCTTTAAATTAACTTCCCATATCCAAAATTTCTTTTTTATACAATTTCTCATATTTCTCCTAAAATCAACGTACTGCATTATATTTTCCTAAAAAATTTCTTCAATTCCTAATCTATGAAATATTTCAAGGACAAGTATTTATAAATATGTTTTTtcaatattatttaaaattattatttcatATGTACTTATGTAAATGAGAAGATGAACCCGGTGAGGTGTCGCCTCTCATGTCGTTTcaatctatttttgtaattttctcacatttttaaattattaaatagaaaaaaacattatattgtttattaactaataaataatataatttcatATTATTAGATTTATGAATAATGAGCAAACGGCTTATTAGAGTAAACATGTTTAACGAGAGAAAGGCTTTTTTTAAATTCTATGATTTATAATATTTATCGATTATTCAATAATTTAGAATGACCAAGATCAGATTAGAAATACAAAAActtaaaaaaatgaaatattattttagaaGATCGCTGCGAAGCGCGGATTCGTAAACTAGTTACAGTAGAACCTCGATAAATGAATACCTTTGGGACCAAAAAAAATAGTCATTTGGCGAgattatttatttatcgattaatgaatataatatttatttatcgatAAATGAATAATAATTCATTTAGATGATATTTTTAGActtttttttgtaattatattattttgtatATATTAAGTTCAAATGTACCTGGTAGTTATAACTTTTATGCAAACTTTAATTACATTCATAATTTTAGAATTCTAGATTAGTTGTATATGCATGCATGGAGTAGATAAAGTGCACCGTACCATGTATTGAGACTACTGTGTACATGCATGATAGTTAGAATTAAGATGTCTACTCAATACCTCGTACCAAGTTATATATAATTCTAAATTCTTCTAAAAATCAATAtcttaatatttatatataaaggAAAATCCTCGGGAGCTCTAGAATCGCTTCAATCATATTTATCTTTTTTCTAGAGCTCctaaattttaattcaaaaaattaaaacTTCCTTATTTAGGTcctatattttagaaaataaaattcaaattcatatacaagtagaaataaaataaaattcaagtttatataaaatataaaactttcTTATTTAGCTCCTATACTGTAGaaaataaaatccaaattcatATAGAAGTAGAAATAAAATCCAAGTTTATATATAAGTAGAATTTAATTAAAATTCTATTCAATTAAAGAATCAATTTTTATTAAGATCCTATATATGGACATAAAtaggttttaaaaaaaatcttttgATCATTTGATGATTCtttcaaaaaatttattaattttttgttttctttgGTTTGTAGATACAAGAAATTACTTCTTCTTTTTTTAAATCATAAGGGACTTACTTATATGGACATAAATATGTTTATTATCTATATATTTATTCCTATATAAATGTTATGGGGCGCAATAGCTCAATTTGGAGGTTAGTTAAAATCTCTACTGATATATCTTAGAACATGTAATTTATGTTAAGTTGTGTGTATAATAACATCTACAAGTTTGGAGATGGATTTATGTAAAATATCATTATACTTCTCAACCCTTATGATTCGAGACACAACTAAATCTAAAACTATTCATTACTTAGCAAAATTTCTTCTTTATAACTCATCTACACTTTTACACTAACAAATGCACTTTATCttgatattatcttgatattTTTGTTATTTTACACTGCTTTTGATtcttatttaataaatattaatattttattgttgGTATGAAGGAGATATAATGAAAAAAATATGGAGTTCTTTTATGTTTCGAATATATTAATATCAACTTATTTTTTTATTCTATCTCGAGTaagttaaaataaattttaattattataagtCTTTTCCACTTTGAATATGTTAGTAgcaatttatttttattttctattttgaatatgttaaaataagttttaattATTATAGGTCTTCCCTTACCTAAATCTTAGGACCTAAAGTAGATAATGtgaatttttatatttattcccAGCTAGAACATAATTCCGAGGAAGTGAAATTTCATAGTTGActttttgattcagattctggaCTACTTCGGctggattttaaattcaaaactacTTCTGAATTAAAATTTTGCTCACAAGTTTTTCGTGGGTTGCTTAATCATCAGAATCAAACTTCTAGAACTTCATATATGGCCCAAAGAGTGTATACTACCCAAGTGGCCcataaaattcaaattaaaatgaaattaaacttcatatattatttttgtctaagttgtaataattttttattagcATTGTTTTTGACGTAAGAACGACTCAAACTAAATTAtatctaaattataataatttttttattagtaTTGTGTTTGATGGTAGGCGGATCAAACTAAATCT
This genomic interval from Apium graveolens cultivar Ventura chromosome 8, ASM990537v1, whole genome shotgun sequence contains the following:
- the LOC141680269 gene encoding uncharacterized protein LOC141680269, giving the protein MPLYPEVGGSGHSNRSEAQGRTPQYIRGLLLFQRIKNSLDLILKETLNHRMMMLLQEGGLLDLSQAFIKQFISGRVHEKSSASLMGIVRGGKESLREYLNRFMKEALKVPDLDDKVAMIALQQGTRDEFFKMSLAKRPPESMLQLQDRAGKYIKVEESMKKTAVNNEPTGNKKRKMDQEYDAKDKYPRIAKSSDSSSSKKNQQPRQLKDEIEYLIRRGKFGHFTKGEEAGGQKRDNDRKDDDRRGNDRNRNPQPRGPVINMISGGPTTTGTIRNSRKVYAREVMCIVGEPSKRSKSEMTFEFGDPDLEGLKFPQDDTLVITPIIGNCLVMRVLVDNRAYVDILFHGTFIRMGYNDSQLTPSDAPIYDFNHMECKVEGAIQLPLTIGEEPREATQMLNFQVIKATSTYNAITGRTGIHAFKAVPSTYHMVLKFPTRNGVGESRGDHKMAHGCYVAALRPDETGGQVLPIEDMDVRENDEP